Proteins encoded together in one Papaver somniferum cultivar HN1 unplaced genomic scaffold, ASM357369v1 unplaced-scaffold_21, whole genome shotgun sequence window:
- the LOC113339458 gene encoding ABC transporter C family member 10-like codes for MNNNNNIEARNLEKEINTPFANAGLLSRISFWWLNPLMKKAKKKMKLEDDDIPMLRNDDRAETCYLLFMEKFKTQKQTSEPSILRATALCYWKEILVSGFFALLKVLTLSTAPLFVGAFIKVTEGKGTFKHEGIVLVIALFLIKLLESLSMRQWYFLSGLMGVRLRSLLSAAIYRKQLRLSNAAKNTHSAGEIINYVTVDAYRVGEFSYMLHQTWTTVLQTCLGLLIFFHAVGIATLAAMIILIFTVLCNGPLAKVQLGFQTKLAVAQDRRLKAMSEALLNMKVVKLYAWETHFMTVIKRLRRVEYKWLSAVQLRKAYEGFCFCATNVFTFVATLRTMQNSIKSIPQVIDAVIHAKVSLQRIANFLAEPELLREEIRHARKENPQNNLTIHVKLATFSWEENPSKPTLTSINLEVKPGEKVAICGEVGSGKSTLLAAILGEVPEVEGSIQVHGRLTYVSQTAWIQSGSIQQNILFGRTMDELKYQETLEKCSLVKDLEMLPYGDLTEIGERGINLSGGQKQRIQLARALYQDADIYLLDDPFSAVDALTATSLFNEYVMGALSEKTVLLVAHQVDLLPSFDSVLLMSHGKIQHAASFDVLMSSSQEFFDLVNAHKNIVTSDRLPAKVNSRQTCVPLAKKTVEPIAVQNQFIKQEERESGISYLKPYLLYLNQGKGFFFFSLATVAQLLFLVSQILQNSWMAANVQNPRISKLRLIEVYLLIGFISIFWLLVRSLSTAALGINSSKSLFSKLLKSLIHAPVAFYESTPLGRILSRVSSDSSIVDLDVPFSLVLAIANILNTYASLGVMTVITWQVLFVTIPMVCLVIYLQRYYSASANELMRINGTTKSLVANQLGESIAGAMTIRAFDAEDRFFAESLHLIDKYASPSFHIFSTNQWLLQRLETLSATVLSFSALVMVLLPQGTFSSGFIGMALSYGLSLSLNLCSSVQHQCTIANDIISVERLNQYVNIPSEASQVIKGNRPKPNWPTEGRVEIHDLKIRYRANSPLVLQGVTCTFEGGHKVGIVGRTGSGKTTLISALFRLVEPVEGKIIIDDVDISTIGLHDLRSRLGIIPQEPTLFSGTVRYNLDPLDQYTDHEIWEVVGKCQLIAAVQNKDEGLDSLVAQDGANWSLGQRQLFCLGRALLRKSQILVLDEATASIDNATDCILQKIIRTEFAKCTVITVAHRIPTVMDSTLVLAISDGKIVEYDEPMKLMKEEGSLFGQLVSEYWSHSHSV; via the exons atgaataataataataacatagaGGCTCGTAATCTTGAGAAGGAGATCAATACTCCTTTTGCCAATGCTGGATTATTGAGTAGAATTTCTTTTTGGTGGTTAAATCCATTAATGAAGAAAGCTAAGAAGAAAATGAAACTTGAAGATGATGATATACCCATGTTGCGAAATGATGATAGAGCAGAAACATGTTATTTATTGTTCATGGAGAAATTCAAGACACAAAAGCAAACCAGCGAACCATCAATTTTACGGGCAACTGCTTTATGTTATTGGAAAGAAATTCTGGTATCTGGCTTCTTTGCTCTTCTTAAGGTACTCACTCTTTCAACCGCTCCCCTTTTTGTTGGTGCCTTTATTAAGGTTACAGAAGGAAAGGGAACCTTCAAACATGAAGGTATTGTACTTGTTATAGCATTGTTTTTGATAAAATTATTAGAGTCACTATCGATGAGGCAGTGGTACTTCCTGAGCGGTTTGATGGGAGTCAGGCTCAGGTCTTTGCTCTCAGCAGCTATTTATCGGAAGCAACTCCGGCTTTCTAATGCTGCTAAGAATACACATTCAGCCGGCGAAATAATAAATTATGTAACCGTAGATGCTTATAGAGTAGGCGAATTCTCTTACATGTTGCATCAGACATGGACAACAGTCCTACAGACGTGCCTTGGATTATTGATATTTTTCCATGCTGTAGGGATTGCAACACTTGCAGCAATGATTATTTTGATATTCACCGTGTTATGCAATGGTCCCTTAGCCAAGGTACAACTTGGGTTCCAGACAAAGCTTGCAGTCGCTCAGGATAGGAGGTTGAAGGCAATGTCAGAAGCACTTTTGAACATGAAGGTGGTTAAGCTATATGCTTGGGAGACACATTTCATGACGGTTATTAAACGTCTGCGAAGAGTAGAATACAAGTGGTTGTCGGCTGTGCAGTTGCGTAAGGCATACgaaggattttgtttttg TGCGACTAATGTTTTCACATTCGTAGCAACTCTACGCACCATGCAAAATTCTATTAAATCCATCCCTCAAGTTATTGATGCAGTAATTCATGCAAAGGTTTCGTTACAGCGGATTGCTAATTTTCTCGCTGAACCAGAATTGTTAAGGGAAGAAATCAGGCATGCTAGAAAAGAAAATCCACAAAATAACCTTACCATACATGTGAAGTTGGCTACGTTTTCATGGGAAGAGAATCCATCGAAGCCTACCTTAACATCCATAAACTTAGAGGTGAAACCCGGTGAGAAAGTGGCAATCTGTGGAGAGGTAGGTTCAGGTAAATCAACCCTCCTAGCTGCTATTCTTGGTGAGGTACCAGAGGTTGAAGGCTCG ATTCAAGTTCATGGAAGACTTACATATGTCTCCCAGACTGCATGGATCCAGTCAGGAAGCATACAACAGAATATACTGTTTGGTCGCACCATGGATGAGCTAAAATACCAAGAAACACTGGAAAAGTGTTCCTTGGTAAAAGACCTTGAGATGCTTCCTTATGGTGATCTAACTGAAATTGGAGAAAGAGGAATTAATCTAAGTGGTGGCCAAAAGCAGCGTATTCAGCTTGCTCGTGCACTCTATCAAGACGCTGATATCTATCTACTTGATGATCCATTCAGTGCAGTTGACGCCCTTACTGCTACAAGCCTATTTAAT GAATACGTAATGGGAGCTTTATCAGAAAAGACAGTCTTACTTGTGGCTCACCAAGTCGACCTCCTTCCTTCATTTGATTCTGTTTTG TTGATGTCACATGGGAAAATCCAACATGCAGCTTCTTTTGATGTGTTAATGAGTTCTAGCCAGGAATTTTTTGACCTTGTCAATGCACACAAAAATATAGTAACCTCAGACAGGTTACCTGCTAAGGTGAATTCTCGCCAAACTTGCGTTCCTCTTGCTAAAAAGACTGTAGAACCAATTGCAGTTCAGAATCAGTTCATTAAGCAAGAAGAGAGAGAATCAGGAATTAGTTACTTAAAGCCTTACCTGCTATATCTAAATCAAGGCAAaggcttctttttcttctctttggcAACTGTCGCGCAACTTCTGTTTCTTGTTAGCCAAATTCTCCAGAATTCTTGGATGGCTGCCAATGTTCAGAACCCTCGAATCAGCAAATTGCGACTGATCGAAGTATACTTGCTGATCGGATTTATTTCTATATTTTGGTTGCTTGTTAGATCTCTTTCTACTGCTGCTCTGGGTATCAATTCATCTAAGTCCTTATTCTCTAAGCTATTGAAATCTCTTATTCATGCACCTGTAGCTTTTTACGAGTCTACACCATTGGGAAGGATATTGAGTCGA GTGTCTTCTGATTCATCTATTGTAGACCTTGATGTTCCTTTCAGTTTAGTATTAGCAATTGCAAATATACTTAATACTTACGCGAGTCTTGGGGTAATGACTGTTATTACCTGGCAAGTTTTGTTTGTCACAATACCCATGGTATGCTTGGTGATATACTTGCAG AGGTACTACTCAGCTTCTGCAAATGAGTTGATGCGGATTAATGGGACAACCAAATCGTTGGTGGCAAACCAACTTGGGGAATCCATAGCAGGGGCGATGACAATAAGAGCTTTCGACGCGGAAGACAGATTCTTTGCTGAGAGTCTGCATCTAATAGACAAATATGCTAGTCCTTCATTTCACATTTTTTCCACGAATCAGTGGCTTTTACAACGTCTGGAAACTCTAAGTGCGACAGTCCTTTCTTTCTCAGCACTTGTGATGGTGTTACTTCCCCAGGGAACCTTTAGTTCCG GGTTTATTGGAATGGCTCTATCTTATGGTCTCTCATTGAGCTTGAACCTTTGTTCTTCAGTTCAACATCAGTGTACAATAGCAAATGACATTATTTCTGTTGAACGGCTAAACCAATATGTGAATATTCCTAGTGAAGCCTCACAAGTCATAAAAGGGAATCGACCAAAACCCAATTGGCCCACTGAAGGTAGAGTGGAGATTCATGATTTGAAG ATAAGATACAGGGCCAATAGTCCACTTGTTCTTCAAGGGGTTACTTGCACATTTGAAGGAGGGCACAAGGTAGGGATTGTTGGAAGGACTGGCAGCGGAAAAACAACACTAATAAGTGCACTGTTTCGCTTGGTAGAGCCAGTAGAGGGCAAAATCATCATAGATGACGTCGACATCTCCACTATCGGACTTCATGACCTGAGATCACGCTTAGGAATCATACCTCAAGAACCTACTCTTTTTAGTGGGACAGTGAGATACAATTTGGATCCCTTAGACCAATATACAGACCATGAAATTTGGGAG GTTGTGGGTAAATGTCAACTTATTGCGGCTGTACAAAATAAAGATGAGGGTTTGGATAGTCTAG TTGCACAAGATGGCGCTAACTGGAGCCTGGGACAGAGGCAGCTATTTTGTTTAGGCCGAGCTTTGTTAAGGAAAAGTCAGATTTTAGTGCTTGATGAAGCTACAGCTTCAATTGACAATGCAACAGATTGCATTCTACAGAAAATTATACGAACAGAATTCGCAAAATGTACAGTTATCACGGTAGCTCATAGAATCCCTACCGTGATGGACAGTACATTGGTGCTCGCTATTAGTGACG GGAAAATCGTAGAGTATGATGAACCCATGAAGTTAATGAAGGAGGAAGGATCGCTGTTTGGGCAACTTGTCAGTGAATATTGGTCTCACAGTCATTCTGTATAA